In Diaphorobacter ruginosibacter, the genomic stretch CCACCGCCGCCACATGCAACACCACCAGCGCCGCCAGTGCATAGGCCGAATAGGCATGCCAGGGCTTGATCGCCTTGGCCAGCTCGGGATCGGCTGCTACGAAATCAGGCAACGGCAGCGCGCCGAACAGCACGATCTGAAAACCCGATGCCGAGCTGTAGGCCCAGCCAATCAACGGCACGGCCAGGAACAGCGCATACATCAGGAAGTGCACGGCATGGTGTGCCAACTGCTGCCAGCCCGGCATGGTTGCCACGACCTTCGAAGACAGCGGCGGCGCACGGTGCGTGAAGCGCCACAGCAGGCGCAGCACCGACAGCGCCAGGATCGTCACACCGGCCCACTTATGCCAGTTGTAGAGTTTCAGACGCTGGGGCGAGAACGGCAGCCCCGTCATGTACAGCCCCACGCCGAACAGCGTGACGAGCGCAAGGGCCAGGGCCCAGTGAAATGTCATGGCCACGCCGGAGTAGCGCGTGGGCGTCTGACGAGAAGCGGATTGCATGTTCGACAAGATGGATGAAAGGTGGATCTATCGCGGACTACGTTCCGCAGCCTTGATGGATCACATGCCGCGTTCACGTCATCCAGACTGCAAAGATTGAAAGTCTAGAGTCGAGGGGCTGTGTAAAGTTTCAACCGAATTGTCGTTTCAATTCAAATAATGTGAATCGTTGGAAATAAGCTTATGCAGCTCGGGCTTCCCAGCCAACCAGCCGGTGCAAGAGCCCAACCCCTGTTCACAAGTAGCTCCCGCTCGTCGCGCTGCTCTTCATTTCGCGGTGGCCCGATTGTGTAGAATATGCGGCTTCGGGAGGTTTGGGTGAGTGGTTTAAACCAGCAGTCTTGAAAACTGCCGAAGGGGTGACCCTTCCGTGAGTTCGAATCTCACAGCCTCCGCCATGAGTTGACAGCCCGCTGTAGTCTTGCTACGAGCGGGCTTTCTTTTTCTGCTTCCAGAGCGGCAATCGCCATCCAATGCTCTGGGTTCTCTCCTAATTCAATAGCAACGTTTCCCGCCAGGATTGGGCTTAGCCGTCCTTGTCGTTTTGCTACGTAAAACGCCTCCGGGGTTACGTTGAACTCGCGCGCCCATTGCGCAGGGCTCTTAATTTCTTGCGCTTTTGCCCAAAGTTCCATGGTTTTTTGCATCTGAGTACCTCTTGGGATAAGTGGGTTTTAGCATTTTTCGCTGGCGAATAAACAAAGAGATTCTTAAGCTAAGAATTTCTTATGAAAATCAGTTACTTTTCAGCGCGCATATCTGGCATCTGTGCTTTGGGTGCGTCGTCTTTTACAAGCTCCCACCTGAATCCATCTGGTGGCGCTCCTTTGTTGTTTGCGACTGGAAAGCGCGGAAGCGCATCGCGTATGCCATCACGAACGGCGGCGCGCGTGATCGAGTACGCAACCCAACAAACCACGATGAACGCGATCACGCTAATGCACAGATCGACGATCAGCGCGCGCATCCACATTTGCTCTATCTGCTCCATCACTTTGGAGTACTGGCTTAAATCCATTTCTTCTCCCTCTGCATTGGCCTGACGTTTCAAACGTTGGCCTTGCGTGCAGGGTCAACGTGTGCAACGTCGCACAGTCTAGGAGAAATCATGATTAAGGTATCGGTAAAGTCGACCGACGTCCGCAACCAAAGCGGCACCTCCAAGCAATCTGGCAAGCCCTACAGCCTCAATTTCCAGAACGTCTATTTCCACCTCGTGGACAAGAACGGCAACCCTGAGCCGTACCCCACGAAGGTCGAAATCATCCTGCCCACCAACTCCGAAGGTGCGGCGCTCTACTACCCAATCGGCGAGTACACCCTCGCGCCTGAATCGGTCTATGTGAGCCGCAACGGTGACATTGCCATGTCGCCGCGTTTGCGCGCGATCAAGTCCGCCCCCGCAGCTGCTGACGTCAAGGGCTGACCATGGCTCAAGCCATGCACGATGCGCGGCTCGCTGCTGCCCATGACGCGCTCCTGGCGCTGTTCATGGAGCAGCGTCAACAAGAGCTCTCATTGATCGACGGTGTGTCTGCGCATTTCCGCATGGAAGGCGAAGAGACCACCGTCGATTTCACGTACACGCGAGGCGGCATGCCTGTGAGCGGGGAGGGCCTCTGATGGTCGCTGCTCTTTTCGTCCGTGCGGACAACCACTATGCGGCGCTCGGCTGTGACTGCTACGACATTGATCGCGATGCCTTGACCTGGCCGGGTGGTGTACCTGGCATCTTCCATCCACCGTGTAGAGCGTGGGGCCAGCTCTCGCACTTTGCAAAGCCGCGGGACGGTGAGCGCGAGCTGGCGCTGTGGTCTATGGCTATGGTGCGCCGCTTTGGCGGTGTTCTGGAACATCCATTCAGTTCCAAGTTGTGGGGCGTATCAGGCTGCGGCACGTTCGGTGTTCGCGATCAGCATGGCGGCGTTTTGGTGCCGGTAATGCAGAGCTGGTTCGGTCATCGTGCCCAGAAAAAGACGTGTCTCTACATCGTCGGCCCGGTGCCAGCTATCGAACCTGGTGAGGTCGCTGCGACCTGCACGGTCGAACGTATGGGTCGTGCGGAGCGTGAACGCACTCCTGCGGCCTTTGCGCAATGGCTGGTTGACCTGGCACATCAGTGCCGTCCGTTGGAGTTGGCATGAGCGCGCTTCAGGCCAAGAACGA encodes the following:
- a CDS encoding cytochrome b — protein: MQSASRQTPTRYSGVAMTFHWALALALVTLFGVGLYMTGLPFSPQRLKLYNWHKWAGVTILALSVLRLLWRFTHRAPPLSSKVVATMPGWQQLAHHAVHFLMYALFLAVPLIGWAYSSASGFQIVLFGALPLPDFVAADPELAKAIKPWHAYSAYALAALVVLHVAAVVKHQVIDRDGLLSRMLPGRA
- a CDS encoding single-stranded DNA-binding protein, whose protein sequence is MIKVSVKSTDVRNQSGTSKQSGKPYSLNFQNVYFHLVDKNGNPEPYPTKVEIILPTNSEGAALYYPIGEYTLAPESVYVSRNGDIAMSPRLRAIKSAPAAADVKG